A stretch of Lathyrus oleraceus cultivar Zhongwan6 chromosome 6, CAAS_Psat_ZW6_1.0, whole genome shotgun sequence DNA encodes these proteins:
- the LOC127097264 gene encoding cellulose synthase-like protein D4, with product MASLNSQPSKKSMRNSGEKPTIKFARRTSSGRYVNLSKDDIEMSSEVSGDYMNYTVHIPPTPDNQPMDNTSVAMKAEEQYVSNSLFTGGFNSVTRAHLMDKVIDSEVTHPQMAGAKGSACSICDSKIMKDERGNDVTPCECRYKICRDCFIDAQKDSGMCPGCKEPYKVGEYEDDGNDYPNGALPLPAPGSKQNMSVMKRNQNGEFDHNKWLFETKGTYGVGNAYWPPDDDDEGDVLNDGVFDAAEKPWKPLCRKTPIPSGIISPYRLLIAIRLVVMFFFLHWRVVHPNEDAVWLWLMSITCEIWFGFSWILDQIPKLCPVNRSTDLEVLHEKFDSPSPSNPTGRSDLPGVDLFVSTADPDKEPPLVTANTILSILAVDYPVEKLACYVSDDGGALLTFEAMAEAASFADLWVPFCRKHNIEPRNPDSYFALKVDPTKNKSKLDFVKDRRRVKREYDEFKVRINGLPDSIRRRSDAFNAREEMKMMKHMKESGADPSEPIKVLKATWMADGTHWPGAWAASAREHAKGDHAGILQVMLKPPSPDPLMRSANDKIIDFSEVDTRLPMFVYMSREKRPGYDHNKKAGAMNALVRASAILSNGPFILNLDCDHYIYNCKAVREGMCFMMDRGGEDICYIQFPQRFEGIDPSDRYANHNTVFFDGNMRALDGLQGPFYVGTGCMFRRFALYGFDPPSGEWDSKHAKNNNGEEVTETTPALNASEFDQDLDINLLPKRFGNSTMLSESIPVAEFQGRPLADHPAIKYGRPPGELRAPREPLDASTVAEAVSVISCWYEDKTEWGDRVGWIYGSVTEDVVTGYRMHNRGWRSVYCVTKRDAFRGSAPINLTDRLHQVLRWATGSVEIFFSKNNAFLGSKRLQLLQRLAYLNVGIYPFTSLFLIVYCFLPALSLLSGFFIVQTLSIAFLIYLLTMTVCLVLLAVLEVKWSGIELEQWWRNEQFWLISGTSAHLAAVVQGLLKVMAGIEISFTLTSKSGGDDDDDIFADLYIVKWTSLMIPPIVIAMVNVIAIIVAFSRTVYSANPQWSKFIGGAFFSFWVLAHLYPFAKGLMGRRGKTPTIVFVWSGLIAITLSLLWVAISPPTGGAGGQGAGGDFQFP from the exons ATGGCTTCCCTGAATAGCCAACCTTCGAAAAAGAGTATGCGTAATTCTGGCGAGAAGCCGACTATAAAGTTTGCGAGACGGACATCGAGTGGAAGATATGTTAATTTGTCAAAAGATGACATTGAAATGTCTTCAGAAGTATCAGGAGATTATATGAATTATACTGTTCATATTCCTCCTACACCTGATAACCAACCAATGGATAATACTTCTGTGGCAATGAAAGCGGAAGAACAATATGTTTCGAATTCTTTATTTACCGGTGGATTCAATAGTGTAACCAGAGCTCATCTTATGGACAAGGTAATTGATTCTGAGGTGACTCATCCTCAAATGGCAGGGGCTAAAGGATCTGCTTGTTCAATTTGTGATAGTAAAATTATGAAGGATGAGAGAGGAAATGATGTGACTCCATGTGAGTGTAG GTACAAGATTTGTAGAGATTGTTTTATAGATGCACAAAAAGATTCCGGCATGTGTCCGGGTTGTAAGGAGCCTTACAAAGTAGGAGAATATGAAGATGATGGCAATGATTATCCAAATGGAGCATTGCCATTACCGGCGCCAGGTTCCAAACAGAACATGTCGGTTATGAAGAGAAATCAAAACGGAGAATTCGATCATAATAAATGGTTGTTTGAGACAAAAGGTACCTATGGAGTTGGAAATGCTTATTGGCCTccagatgatgatgatgagggTGATGTTCTAAATGATGGAGTATTTGATGCTGCTGAGAAGCCTTGGAAGCCTTTGTGCAGAAAAACACCAATTCCATCTGGTATCATAAGTCCATATAG GCTGCTTATTGCTATTCGTTTAGTAGTGATGTTTTTCTTCTTACATTGGAGAGTGGTGCATCCGAATGAAGATGCAGTATGGTTATGGCTCATGTCAATTACTTGTGAGATATGGTTTGGTTTCTCATGGATACTCGATCAAATCCCAAAGCTTTGTCCGGTTAATCGATCGACAGACCTTGAAGTCCTTCACGAGAAATTTGACAGTCCATCACCATCCAATCCCACAGGAAGATCTGATTTGCCTGGTGTTGATCTTTTTGTGTCCACGGCTGATCCGGATAAAGAGCCACCTCTTGTAACTGCCAATACTATTCTTTCCATATTAGCAGTTGATTACCCTGTGGAGAAGCTTGCTTGTTATGTTTCAGATGATGGAGGTGCTCTCTTGACTTTTGAAGCCATGGCTGAGGCTGCAAGTTTTGCTGATTTATGGGTTCCCTTTTGTCGAAAACACAACATTGAACCAAGGAATCCTGATTCTTACTTTGCCTTAAAAGTCGATCCCACCAAAAACAAGAGTAAACTGGATTTCGTGAAGGACAGGAGAAGGGTGAAAAGGGAGTACGATGAGTTCAAAGTGCGCATAAATGGCCTTCCGGATTCAATTAGGAGAAGATCTGATGCATTTAATGCAAGGGAGGAAATGAAAATGATGAAACATATGAAGGAGAGTGGCGCTGATCCTTCTGAGCCTATCAAAGTATTGAAGGCCACCTGGATGGCTGATGGCACTCACTGGCCTGGTGCTTGGGCTGCTTCTGCTAGGGAACATGCTAAAGGTGACCATGCTGGAATACTTCAG GTGATGCTAAAGCCTCCCAGTCCTGATCCGTTAATGAGAAGTGCAAACGACAAGATCATAGATTTCAGTGAAGTGGATACGCGTTTGCCGATGTTTGTATATATGTCTCGAGAGAAAAGGCCAGGTTATGATCACAACAAGAAAGCTGGGGCAATGAATGCACTTGTTCGAGCATCTGCAATCTTATCAAATGGACCATTCATTCTCAACCTTGATTGTGATCATTATATTTATAATTGCAAGGCAGTACGGGAAGGAATGTGTTTCATGATGGACAGAGGCGGCGAAGACATATGCTATATTCAGTTCCCCCAGAGATTTGAAGGTATTGACCCCTCAGATCGCTATGCCAATCACAACACTGTATTCTTCGACGGAAACATGAGAGCCCTCGACGGTCTCCAAGGCCCATTCTATGTGGGAACCGGGTGCATGTTCAGAAGGTTTGCATTGTACGGATTTGACCCTCCCTCAGGCGAGTGGGATTCGAAACATGCTAAAAATAATAATGGCGAAGAAGTTACTGAAACAACACCAGCCTTGAATGCTAGTGAGTTTGATCAAGATCTAGACATAAATCTGTTGCCTAAACGTTTTGGTAATTCAACCATGTTGTCTGAGAGCATACCTGTTGCCGAGTTCCAAGGTCGTCCTCTTGCTGATCATCCTGCCATCAAGTATGGACGTCCACCGGGTGAACTGAGGGCCCCTCGCGAACCACTTGATGCTAGTACCGTAGCTGAAGCTGTCTCCGTGATTTCTTGTTG GTATGAAGACAAGACAGAATGGGGAGACAGAGTGGGATGGATTTATGGATCAGTGACAGAGGATGTTGTTACAGGATACCGTATGCACAACCGTGGATGGCGTTCTGTATATTGTGTAACCAAACGAGACGCGTTTCGTGGATCAGCACCAATTAACCTCACTGATCGACTGCACCAGGTGCTGCGATGGGCCACCGGTTCCGTCGAAATCTTCTTCTCCAAGAACAATGCATTCCTCGGCAGTAAGCGCCTACAACTTTTACAACGTCTCGCTTACCTCAACGTTGGAATCTACCCCTTCACCTCCCTCTTCCTCATTGTGTATTGCTTCCTCCCAGCACTGTCATTGCTGTCTGGATTTTTTATTGTGCAAACCCTCAGTATTGCTTTCTTAATCTACTTGCTCACCATGACTGTATGCTTGGTGTTGCTAGCCGTTCTCGAGGTTAAATGGTCTGGCATAGAGTTAGAGCAGTGGTGGAGGAATGAACAGTTTTGGCTCATTTCCGGCACTAGTGCTCACTTGGCAGCTGTGGTACAAGGACTCCTAAAAGTGATGGCTGGAATTGAGATTTCCTTTACCCTGACATCTAAATCAGGCGGAGACGACGATGATGATATTTTCGCGGATTTGTATATAGTCAAATGGACCTCTCTAATGATTCCACCCATTGTTATTGCTATGGTAAATGTGATTGCTATCATTGTGGCATTTTCTCGAACAGTTTATAGCGCAAATCCACAATGGAGTAAGTTTATAGGAGGAGCATTCTTTAGTTTTTGGGTTCTTGCTCATTTGTATCCATTTGCAAAAGGGTTGATGGGAAGGAGAGGGAAGACTCCCACCATTGTTTTTGTGTGGTCAGGTCTCATTGCAATTACACTTTCATTGCTTTGGGTTGCTATTAGCCCGCCAACGGGTGGTGCTGGCGGACAAGGTGCTGGTGGAGATTTTCAATTTCCATAA